The following nucleotide sequence is from Streptomyces sp. HUAS CB01.
GAAGAGCTCGGGAGCGATCTGCGCGAGGGGACGATGCAACGCCTCGATGAGCATGGTCGGCGTGTTCGGGCCCTGGCCCGGGCCACACACCGACATGACGACCCCGGTCATGCGGGCGATCTCCCGGCGGGCAGCCGGCTCCTCGTAGCGGCAGGTGTGCGCGTACCCGGCACGGACGGCCGCGCTGGTGAGCACCCGGCGGTGATACTGCAAAACGTCAGACGACAGCGTCATCCGGCTCTCCATCTCACATCATTAAGTGACCACGACAGAGCTCTCTGTGATGACGGGATGATGCCAGCAGCCGCCGCTGCCTCAGCGGAGCCAGGACACGCCACATCAGGTGCTGACCTGCAACAACTGCGACGTGAGGGTGCATCCGGCGTAATTGGAATTCATCAGGATCGGTGAGCGACGATGCACCGAGTTGACGGTCGGCGCGACTCTGGCTGCATCACCATCCCCCGGTCAATGTCGCTGCCGGTCTCAGCCAGAGGGCATGGATGCCGCCGACCAGGACCTACTCGGGCCTCGGCTCCGACAGGTAGGTGCCGGCGAGCGTGCCGTCGTATCCCACGGCCTGGGCGGCGGCCTCCAGGCTCGGATAGTCCTGGCCGCCGACGTCGATCATCGCCTCGTAGTCCGCGCGCGTCAGCTCGGGCTCGACCCACTGGTGCGCGCACCGGCATCGGATGCTGATCTGGCTGCGGTCGCAGATGACCATCCAGTCGCGCCGGGCTCCGCACTTCGGGCACATCACCAGGATGCCGCCGACGCGGATCTCCTCGGGGTGGGTGGTGGCGCGGAGACGGATGATGCCGTCGCCGAGCCGCGTCTCCTTCTCGAGTCTCAGCAAGGGGTCGTCGGGTGCCGTTTCCGGCAGCACGGTTCTCCGGGTCCGGAGGTCTTCGCTGAGCATCGGCATCGTCTCCTCGTCCTGTTGTTGACCAGCCATAACACCGCTGGCCGTGGGCGTCCAACCCTTTGAGGTGCTGGTCAGCGCCGGGGGCCCGACCTGCGGGAGCTGTTCGTGTCGTTGCGAACCGTGGGCTCAGCTGCCTGCGGCTTCGAGGCTCGGGGCGGCGCCGGTGTCCGCTGGTGCGCTCGTGTGCGGGACAGGTCCGCTGTGGCGGGTAGCTTCCCGATGCGCCGCAGGCGCCAGACGAGTACGTCGGTGACATTGTCGGCGGTCTCCAACTCGCGCCATTCGATCGCCTGCTGGAGCAGTGCGTCGGGGTTGTGTCCGGCTCGTTCGGCTTGGGCAAGGGTGGCGGCGAGCGCGTCCCAGCCAGGCTCGTGCAGGACGTGGTCGGCCTGTCCGGGCAGTGCGGCTTCCATGGTGTGGGCGTAGCGGTCGCGTACGGGGGCGGGGAGTCGGCGTCCCTGTTCGCGCATCGCCTTCATGGGCGTGGCGGACGCGGTCTGGTAGGCGGCGCGCAGGTGCTGCGCGGCTTGTCGGGCGGCAGCGGCCTGCTGGGCGTGGCCGCGGGCGGAGTGCCAGTGGATGGCGGCGATCGTGACGAGGACCATCGTGGACAGGAGCATCGCGGTGGTGCCGCCGTCCTCGCCTTTGCCGAGGGCGTTGCCGGCCTGGACGATGCCGCGCGCGGCGGAGCGGAGGGCGCGGTGGTCGGCGTGCTCGGCGCGGGTGTGGGAGCGGGTGGCACGTTCGAAGGCGCGGGCGGCCTCAGCGAGTTCCTGGCGGGTGGAGGCCGGGGAGGTCTGGGCGACGGCGTCCAGTAGTTCACCAACGCCGATGAGCTGAGCGGCGCCTGCCGCGTCGTCGTCCCCGGCGAGTACGGTGACGGCCTGCTCGGCGACGTGGGTGGCGTCTCGGCGAGCACCGGCTGGGCGAGCGGCCCGTGGGGCGGGGCCCGTGACGGTCGTCGGCTCGTCCTCGGGCGGTCCGTCCGCAAGGCGCTGGCGAATCCTGGGGAGGGAGAGGTCGGGGGCGAGCCGGGAGCCGGGGAACCAAATAGGCTCGCCGTCACGGTTCCGGTCGCCGGGCAGGGCGACCTTGTATCCGAGGATGTCGCCGGAGGGGGCTACACGCTTTTCGAGGCGAAGGCCGGCTTCGGTGAGACGACGGAAGAACTCGTCCTCGTCGGCGGTGCCGGCCAGCGCCTGGCGGACCTGCTCACGCAGCGTTTCACGGGGCGGTTCGGTGCGGCCAGTACGCTCCGCCTTGGCGCGTTCGGCGCTGGTGGGGCGTTGGGCGGCGGTGCGGTCGCCTTCGTTGAGGATCTGCAGGCCCCACTCCTTTTCGATCTTGCGGCACTCGGCCTGGGCGCGGATGCCGTCCTGGTGCCGACGGGGGCTTCGTCCGTCTTCGCGTTTGAGCGTGGCGACGATGTGGATGTGGTCCTCGGCGTGGCGTACGGCGATCCAGCGGCACGCCTTGTCGTCGCCTTCCTCGGCGATGCCGGTGGCGTGGACGATGCGGCGGGCGACCTCGGCCCATTCGGCGTCGGTGAGGTGCCGGTCGCCGGGGGCGGTGCGGACGGGGCAGTGCCATACGTGCTGGGCCGGGCGGCGGTTCTTCGGGAGGGCGAGGACGGGGAGGTCGAGCCGGTCAGTGAGCTGCTTGAGGGTGGCGTTCGGGTCCCGTCCGGGGTCGGGGGCCAGTTCCGGCATCCAGGCGGCGACGAGGTGCGGGTCGGTGTGTTCGTCGCGGCGGCCGGGCCCGTAGAGGTAGGCGAGGAGTCCGTAGGTGCGACTGCCGGTGGAGATGTCCGGGACCACGGTGTCAGCGCCTCGCCATCTCGATGGCGGCGGCCTCGACCCTGGCGGCGGCGCGCAGGACGCGGGCGACGGCGTCGTCGGCGTACTCGGCCTGGCCGCCGGAGTTGAGGACGCGGGCGACCTGGTTGAGGTTGTTGCCGGCGCGGGCGAGCTGGGCGCTGGCGGCCATCAGCTCCTCGACCCGTCCGCGCTGGTCCATCAGCCATGCCTTGGGACCGCCCTGGGCCTGCGCGACGGCGACCGCGGCGTCGGCGAGGAATCCGGCGGTCTTGAGGCCGACGGCTTCGGCGGCGCGCTTGACGACGTCGAGTTCGTCGCGGGTCAGGCGGACGCTGCGGACTTGGTCGCGGTGCACGCTCTGGCGCAGGCGGGGGCGCGTACGAGGCGCGGAGCGCGCGGCTCCTTCTCCCTCCGGCTGCGATCCGCCCTCGGTCGCAGCCTCAGAGTCCGGTGCCCCCTGGTGCCGGCCCTCCCCCGCCCCCTCGTGGGTGGGGGCATGCGCTTCCGAAACTCCTCCGCGGCCCGTGGCTGCGGAGGAGTTTCGGAAGCTACAGCTTGCTCGGCCTCGTGCCGGGCAGTGGTCTTCGCCCAGTTCAGGGGGTGTGCCGAGCGGATCGGGGAGCGTCATCGGGGCAGTCCGGTGACGTCCCGGCGTACGTCGCGCAGGACTTCGGCGACGAAGTCGAGGGCGAGGACGGGGTGGTGGAGGGTGCGGGGTGTGCTCGTGGGTGTGCGCTGGACGGTCCAGGCTCCGTCGGGACCGGGTTCGGCGTGATGGAGGTGTCCGTACCGGCCGAGCACGGTGATCCAGGCGTCGGCTTCGGCTCGGGTGGCCGTGGTGGTGCGCATGTGGCGGCTCCGGTGCGTGTGCGAGGTGAGAGGGAGTCGTGTGGTCGGCGGGTGCGCCGGTCCGGATGTCCGGGCCGGGACACCCGCCGAGCAGGCTGTCCGGTCAGCCGGTCCGGGTGTCCGGAGCCTTGTCCGCTTCCTTGCGGAGGTGCTGCATCAGGACGGTCAACCGGTCATTGCCGAGACCGTGTCCGTGACCGCGGATGGCGTCCGCGACGACCTTGCGGGTCAGGTCGCCGGCCTCGGTGACCGCCGGTCGGGCGATCGCGAGGAGTTGTTCGTCGGTGACCGGGGCCGACTTGCGGGGTTCGGTGTCCGGAGGGTCGGTGGGCCGGGCCTTCGCGGACGGGCCCGAAGTGGTGTCCGGACGCTTGGCCGGGTCGGCGGGGTGGGTGACCGGGCGGGGTCTGGGAGCGGGGTGTCCGCCCTGGTCAGCGTCGCGGCCACCGTGCTCGGGCTCCGGTTCGACCGGCTTCTTCCGCGCTCCGGACACGGTGTCCGGGGTGGTCTCCGAGGTGTCCGGCCGCTGGGTGACCGCCGGGCGGCCGGTGTCCGGGCCGGGCAACTCGGCCGGGTGTCCGGACACGACCGGGGCTGTACCTCGTACGCCCCAGCCGAGGTGGTTATCCGGACGGTCACCGGTGACACGCTCCGTCCGGACACCGGCGGTCTCCTGGTGTCCGGACAGGCCGGCCTCGGTGGCCCGCCGGGCGATCAGGATGTACAGGTGGACGGCTCCGGCCAAGGCGAGCGGGGCCAGGGTGGACAGGACGCCGACGGTGACGTCGCCGAGCCGGAGGCCCGCACCGTCGTGCCGCTGCTGGTTGAGGCGTACGGCGTGCAGGGCGTTGGCCCAGATACTCGCGGCGGTCGCCGTTCCGAACAGCGTCCACACGTAGCAGCGGGCCGCGAGCGGGGCGGTGCGTAGGACCAGGAGGGCTCGCACTCCGTAGGCGATGAATCCGTCGATGACCAGGGGGAAGACGAAGGTCAGGAGTCCTCGGACGTGGATCGCGGTGGCCATCTGCTGCAGGGCGTCGTACGAGAGCGCGCATCCCGCGCCGCCGAGGGCGACGACGGCGGCCCGGTCCCAGCCGTTGATCCGCGCCGGTACGGGCGCGGTGTGGCTCACGCCGCAGTCCCGAGGTCGTCGCGGGCCGGGAGTTTGGCGGCGGGATTCTTCAGGGCCCGGGGGGCGTTGTCGGGCGTCTTCGATGCCTCGTTCGCCTTCTTCTGCTGGTCGACGGCGCGGTTGCGGATCTCCCGGCGGGTCCGGCGGTAGAGCTTCCCGGCGTGTGCCTCGGTGACCTTGAGTATCCGGGCGAGCCGCTCGGCGGGGATGTCGGCCTGGTAGGCGGCGCGGACGACTGCCTTGCGCTCGGCCTTGGTGAGGTGGATGTCGCGTCCGGACAGGGCTTCGTTGACGCGGGAGTAGTTGAGGCGTTGCCCCAACTTGCCGTGCAGAAGCTCTCGCTCCTCTTCGGTCATGCCGCCCCGGATGCCGTCGCGGTCGCCGTTCTCGAGGGCGGCGTCGAGGCAGGTGCTGCGGACCGGGCACTGCGCGCACAGGGCCTTGGCCGCGGCGATGCGGTCGACCTCGTCGGGCTCAGGGAAGAAGAGTTCGGGGTCGACCTGATGGTGCGGGGTCGAGCGGCAGGCGGCCCGGTCGCGCCAGGTGTGGTCGCCGAGGGCTCGAGGCTGCGCGGTGTCAGTGCGGTGCATGGGGGTGTCTCCGTATCCCCCCGGGCCGCGTTTGGGCAGGGGCGACCTGGGGGTTGGTGCAGGTATGAGAACGGGCCGGTGCCGGCCGTCACGGGGCAGGGTCAGGCGCTGGCGGCGGCGATACGGCGTCGCTCGGCCGCGAGGGCTCGTCTGCGGTCGGGGCCGTCGAGGATGACCCGGTCGGTCATCTCGGTGAGACGGGAGGCGACGCGGTCGCCGATGTGGGCACGCAAGTCGGCCATGCCGAGGTTGGTGGTGATCAGGGTCGGGAGCATCGCGTTGTAGCGGCGGTTGATGAGCCGCATCGTGATCTCCTCGGTCCACTCGCTGTTCTTCGCGGCGCCGAGGTCGTCGATGATCAGCAGCGGGCAGCGGGCCAGGTCCATCAGCTCGCGCTCGCCGTCGTGTCCCGGGCGGGGTCGCAGCTCGGCGTACAGGTCGGCGGCCGTGATCGCCTTCCAGCGCAGCCGGACCCCGGCGATCAGGAGCGAGCGGACCGCTCCGTACGCCTGGTACGTCTTGCCGGTCCCGGTGGTGCCGACGATCAGCAGCGAGCGTCCCTCGGCGAGTCCCGGGGCGCCCTCGGGTCCGGGGCGTCCCCGCTCGGCCACCTCGCGGACCCAGGCGGCGACGGCCGGGTGGTCGGCGACGGCGGCTCGGTAGCGGGCCGGGATACGGGCCTGCGCCGCCTGGAGGGCGGGGAGAGGTTCGGCCGGGTCCGTGAGCTTGGTGCTCGGGTCGATGCCCCGGGAGGTGAGGATGTGCGCCAGTCGGCGGGCGATGCCTCCGACGGGCTGGGCGTCGTAGTCGCGCATCACAGCTCCTCGGCGTAGGCGGCGGCAGGGTCGGCGGGATTGGCCCAGGCCCGGTGACCCGGCACGCTAGGCCGGGATTCCGGCCGGACCAAACCGGCGCGGGTGGCGTTCATGGCTTCGTGGACGAGGCTCGGCAGAGTGCTGGGGTGCAGGCCCTTGGCGCGGTGGAGGGCCAGCCCGGCGCGGATGTGGCCGGAGTCGATGCCCTCCGCGAGGAGTTTCGTCGTCTCGCGCCCGAGGTGACCGAGGACTCCGCTGGGCGGGCGGTGTACGCAGGCGGCTGCGTACTCGGCGATGAGCTGCTGAGCAGAGGCGGTCTCCGGTGCGTGGGCGCTCGCGCCCCCCGAAGGGGAAGAAGTTCCTAGATCCAGGTTCCTAGGTCCAAGATCCAGGGGGTGAGGGCTCACTGCGGGTTCAGCGCTTCCTCCGTGAGTGCTCAGTGAGGACTCACTGAATGCCTCGCGACCTGCGGTTTCGTGCGGTCCGGAGGATTCAGCGGGGATTCGTGCGTCCTCAGTGAGTCCTCCGTGAGCCTTCACTGAAGACTCCGGGACGTCTCCGTGAGTTTGCTGCGCATCCGGCTTCGGCTTCGCGGCGGCGTGCTTCGGACACGCGGGGAGCCGGCTGCGGCTCGCGCGGTTGATCTTCTGGTGCCGGTACCAGGTGACGATGTGCAGGTACCGCTTGCCTTCGTCGTCCTCGTAGCGGCAGATCAGGTTGGCGGCGGCGAGTTGGATCAGGTCGTCCTCGACGTCGACCGGCGTACGCCCGCCCCGGACGGCCCAGAGCTCTCCACAGAGCGCGGCGGGCTGGTCACGGAGGCGTCCGTGGTCGTCGGCGCGGCTGATCAGCCCGAAGAAGGTGCGCTCCGCATAGACGCTCACCTGCGCCAGGGACTCGGACGTGAAGGCTTCGGGCTTGAAGGTTCGGATCCTCGCCACGGTCAGCGCCTCCCGTCCGCGACCGCGTACGCCTCGGCTGCGGGACGCAGGACACCGTTGGTGAGGTCGAGGTCGTATGCCTCGTTCCAGTTCACATCGGGGTGGGTGCGCATCACCCAGCGTGCGGCCGTCAGGCCCTGGGCCCGGTTGAGGGCGACAGGGCGCCCCTGTTCGTCGTAAGCGCGGGTATGGGGGCTGGGCCAGGTCCGCTCGGGTTCACGCTGCGAGACGCGGATGGTGCGAGCACCGGGCACCATGTCCGCGAGGAGGGTGGCCAGGCGACGCCGGCGGGATCCGTTGGCAGGGTCGGTGACCTGGACGGGCTGGGCGGTGTGTGCCCTTCCGTTCCGGGACTCGGGCATGCGAGAATTCCTCACTCGTAGGTGAAGTGGGACGGCCGTTCTCGTCGAAAAGGTCAGCCGACCCGCTCCAGTTATGGATCCGCCCCCTTCGGGTGGCGGGCTCGGCGTCCGGAAGCGGCTAACTTCTGGGCGCCGGTTTCATTTCCCCTCGAGGAAGCGCGTCCGTGGCGCTTGGGGTGGTTCCTACTTCCCTCCCACGTGTTGACCTGACGTCGGCGTTTCCCGCCGAGGGACCAGCAACATATGCAGACGGCGGTCAACACTCCAGCTGGCAGCGGGTGCTGAGCCGATTCGACGCCAACTCGACATATGCCGCTAGGTCGGTGGGCGGTGGCGACTCACGGCCCGCCCGGACACTGCACCCCCGCTCGGCGTCCAAGCTGCCGAAGAGGGCTCCGTGTCTCTCCGGGCCGAAGCCGAGCACTTCCCAAAGCCCGAGAGGCGAGTCCCGCCACCAATCCGTTCTGAGAGTTCTCCGCGCACTGGATGTCGCAGGGGACTCCGATCTCTCCCTCCCGCGACCCAGAGCCGTGGAAGGGTTCGAAAACGAAGATCGAGCAAGCGTGCAACGCCGCCCGCTCTTCGCTAAGCTGAAACTATTCCCGACCGAAGAAAAAGTCAACGCACTGGATCGACTCCAGTTTGCACAAAAAACGAGGTCCGATGCCTGCTCGTCACTTCGACCGAGGTCGACTGCGCTCGGTACGGCGAGCCGCCGAGATCTACCAGGTTGCCGTTGGCGAGGCGCTGGGAGTGTCCGACTCGGCGGTCGCCGGCTGGGAGACCGGCGCGCAGACTCCCGATCCGGAGAAACTGCCCGCGCTGGCGCGCGCGCTTGGACGGGACGTAGACGACCTGTTCCCGCGGTCTGGGCCGCCCGATCTGACTGACCTGCGCTGCGATGCCGGCTACTACCAGTACGAGACGGCTGAGCTGATCGGAACCAAGAGCGCCGGACCAGTAGCGGCGGCCGAACGCGGAGAGCGACGTCTCAAGGACAAGTACGTCCCGGCCTTGGCGGCGGCGTACGGGGTCAGCCCGGAGGAGCTGCGGCGAGCGGAGGCCCGGTCGATCGCCAAGGCGCAGGGTGTGCAGGTTGACGAACCCGCACCGTCGGGAACCGGGAGCGCCTCGGCCCTCGGCACCCCTCCCGAATCGCTGGCCGAGAAGATCACCCTGCTCCTGAACAGCTCGTATCCCGGCCCCCAGGGGCCCCCCTCGGATGCGGAGATGGCGAACGCGGTGAACGCTCACGCCGGAGCGCAGATCATCACCGAGGAAGGCTTCCGGGATCTCCGTACAGGCATCACCGGGACCGCGTCGCCGGCGGTGCTGGACGCGCTCTCAGCCGTCGTGGGCGTCTCGCGGATGTACTTCGAGCCAGACGCCGCCGTGGCTGCTCAGGTCTATGAGGGTCTTCAACTCCTCGCAGCCGCGAAGAAGGGGGCCGTGGGCCGGGTGAGGGCTCGGGGGCTGGGCTCTCAGGGGCTGTCACCGAAGGCGATGGCTCTGGTGAACGAGTTGGTGGCGGAGCTTGAGGAGAAGGAAGCGGACGCCGGCGAGTAAGCGCCTGCCCGCAGCTCCTGCGCTGCGGGCATCACGGCGTGGCTAGTCGTGCTCCGGCGTCTTGCCCGGCTCGCGTAGGCGCCCCTCGGCGACGACGGCCTGGACCGCCTTCAGAACGCCGAGGTCTTCGAGGGGGTCTCCGTCGACCACCAGCAGGTCCGCGCGGAACCCCGGAGCGATCCGGCCTGTCGTCCCGCCCAGTCCGAGCGCATCGGCCGCGTCGGCAGTCGCCATGTCGAGGATCCTGCCGTTCGGCAGCCCGAGGTGCGCGTAGAACGACAGGGCGGGCACCAGTCCGTCGAACCCTGTGCGCTGGACTCCCGCGTCGGTTCCTACGATGAGCTTGGCTCCGGCCTCCGCCATCTGCCGTACGAGGTCGAACATGGCCGCCGCCCGCTCCTCGCCGAAGAAGCGGGGGAGCATCTGCCAGTGGGGACTCACAGCCGGGCAGACCGCGATGCCCCGGTCGATGATCTGCTTCAGGACGTCCTGCCGCAGGTCGAAGCCGTCGCTCGTCATCCACGTACAGTGCTCGATCGTGTCCACCCCGGCCTCGACGGCCGCGGTGATGCCGTCCGTACCGTGCGCGTGGGCGGCCACCGGCAGGCCGGCCTGGTGGGCCTCGTCCACCAGAGCCTGGAGTTCTTCCGGGGAGAACTGGCTCTGCCAGCTCTTCGGCCCGCCCTTGGTCAGACCGCCTCCGGTCACCATCGCCTTGATCACGGTGGCGCCCGCCTCCACGTTACGCCGTACGAGGTCGCGGACCTCGGCTTCCCCGGTGACCTCACCGCCGAGGAAGTGGCAGTGGCCTCCAGGCGGGGTCGCGGGTGTGCCGGCGGAGACGATCCGGGGACCGGTAGTGCTGCCGCTGGCGATCTCCGCGTCCAGCTGGAGGGTGAGGCCGTTGCGGTCTCCCAGGTCACGCACCGTCGTCACGCCGCTGGAGAGAAGCTGTTCCGCGCGGCGGCGCATGTCCTTCAGCAGGGTCTCGTCGCTCGACTCGTGGAGCGTGGCCACCGGGTCCGCGCCGCCGTCGAACACCAGGTGCACGTGTGCATCGATGAGACCGGGCACCACCGTGCCCTCGGGGAACGCGAGGTGCGTACTGTCCGAGCCGACCCGCTCCGCGATCTGCGAGCGTGGCCCAACCGCCGTGATCGAGTCGCCTTCGACGAGGACTGCGCCATCGTCCAGATACGTTCCAGGGCCCACGAGGACTCGGCGGGCGGTGATCAGCATCTCGGCCTCCTTGATCGTCGACGGTCAGGCGGACAGGCGCAGCGCGTCCGATACCGCGATCAGCTGACGCACGTCCGCGTCCCGGTCATCAGCCTGGGGCATTGCCAGGGGTACGGCCTGGCGCGCCGGACGGGCGTCCATCCCGATCGTGGTCACGGCTCGGCGAAGGCGGTCCGCCAGCACGGCAGGGGGGAGGGAGAGGACTTCGGCGTCCTCACCCTCGCGAGCCAGATACGGGCTGATATCAACCAGCCCGTCCCGGCATTCCACTATCCGCCGGTGGTAGCGCCGGTGCACGCCACGCGCCCTCCAACGATCCCAAAGAGCCGCAGAAGCCGGCCGCAGCACATTCTCGGGGTACGCGTCGGTGAGCAGCTGCCACAGCGGGGCCAGGCGTCGGTGGTCACGGCGTCGCCGCAGCCAGAGCCGCGCCGAGGTGACCCTCGCG
It contains:
- a CDS encoding DUF2637 domain-containing protein, whose translation is MSHTAPVPARINGWDRAAVVALGGAGCALSYDALQQMATAIHVRGLLTFVFPLVIDGFIAYGVRALLVLRTAPLAARCYVWTLFGTATAASIWANALHAVRLNQQRHDGAGLRLGDVTVGVLSTLAPLALAGAVHLYILIARRATEAGLSGHQETAGVRTERVTGDRPDNHLGWGVRGTAPVVSGHPAELPGPDTGRPAVTQRPDTSETTPDTVSGARKKPVEPEPEHGGRDADQGGHPAPRPRPVTHPADPAKRPDTTSGPSAKARPTDPPDTEPRKSAPVTDEQLLAIARPAVTEAGDLTRKVVADAIRGHGHGLGNDRLTVLMQHLRKEADKAPDTRTG
- a CDS encoding relaxase/mobilization nuclease domain-containing protein, which produces MVPDISTGSRTYGLLAYLYGPGRRDEHTDPHLVAAWMPELAPDPGRDPNATLKQLTDRLDLPVLALPKNRRPAQHVWHCPVRTAPGDRHLTDAEWAEVARRIVHATGIAEEGDDKACRWIAVRHAEDHIHIVATLKREDGRSPRRHQDGIRAQAECRKIEKEWGLQILNEGDRTAAQRPTSAERAKAERTGRTEPPRETLREQVRQALAGTADEDEFFRRLTEAGLRLEKRVAPSGDILGYKVALPGDRNRDGEPIWFPGSRLAPDLSLPRIRQRLADGPPEDEPTTVTGPAPRAARPAGARRDATHVAEQAVTVLAGDDDAAGAAQLIGVGELLDAVAQTSPASTRQELAEAARAFERATRSHTRAEHADHRALRSAARGIVQAGNALGKGEDGGTTAMLLSTMVLVTIAAIHWHSARGHAQQAAAARQAAQHLRAAYQTASATPMKAMREQGRRLPAPVRDRYAHTMEAALPGQADHVLHEPGWDALAATLAQAERAGHNPDALLQQAIEWRELETADNVTDVLVWRLRRIGKLPATADLSRTRAHQRTPAPPRASKPQAAEPTVRNDTNSSRRSGPRR
- a CDS encoding WhiB family transcriptional regulator, with the protein product MHRTDTAQPRALGDHTWRDRAACRSTPHHQVDPELFFPEPDEVDRIAAAKALCAQCPVRSTCLDAALENGDRDGIRGGMTEEERELLHGKLGQRLNYSRVNEALSGRDIHLTKAERKAVVRAAYQADIPAERLARILKVTEAHAGKLYRRTRREIRNRAVDQQKKANEASKTPDNAPRALKNPAAKLPARDDLGTAA
- a CDS encoding ATP-binding protein, with the protein product MRDYDAQPVGGIARRLAHILTSRGIDPSTKLTDPAEPLPALQAAQARIPARYRAAVADHPAVAAWVREVAERGRPGPEGAPGLAEGRSLLIVGTTGTGKTYQAYGAVRSLLIAGVRLRWKAITAADLYAELRPRPGHDGERELMDLARCPLLIIDDLGAAKNSEWTEEITMRLINRRYNAMLPTLITTNLGMADLRAHIGDRVASRLTEMTDRVILDGPDRRRALAAERRRIAAASA
- a CDS encoding plasmid mobilization protein, translating into MHRDQVRSVRLTRDELDVVKRAAEAVGLKTAGFLADAAVAVAQAQGGPKAWLMDQRGRVEELMAASAQLARAGNNLNQVARVLNSGGQAEYADDAVARVLRAAARVEAAAIEMARR
- a CDS encoding amidohydrolase family protein, with the translated sequence MLITARRVLVGPGTYLDDGAVLVEGDSITAVGPRSQIAERVGSDSTHLAFPEGTVVPGLIDAHVHLVFDGGADPVATLHESSDETLLKDMRRRAEQLLSSGVTTVRDLGDRNGLTLQLDAEIASGSTTGPRIVSAGTPATPPGGHCHFLGGEVTGEAEVRDLVRRNVEAGATVIKAMVTGGGLTKGGPKSWQSQFSPEELQALVDEAHQAGLPVAAHAHGTDGITAAVEAGVDTIEHCTWMTSDGFDLRQDVLKQIIDRGIAVCPAVSPHWQMLPRFFGEERAAAMFDLVRQMAEAGAKLIVGTDAGVQRTGFDGLVPALSFYAHLGLPNGRILDMATADAADALGLGGTTGRIAPGFRADLLVVDGDPLEDLGVLKAVQAVVAEGRLREPGKTPEHD
- a CDS encoding helix-turn-helix transcriptional regulator, whose protein sequence is MPARHFDRGRLRSVRRAAEIYQVAVGEALGVSDSAVAGWETGAQTPDPEKLPALARALGRDVDDLFPRSGPPDLTDLRCDAGYYQYETAELIGTKSAGPVAAAERGERRLKDKYVPALAAAYGVSPEELRRAEARSIAKAQGVQVDEPAPSGTGSASALGTPPESLAEKITLLLNSSYPGPQGPPSDAEMANAVNAHAGAQIITEEGFRDLRTGITGTASPAVLDALSAVVGVSRMYFEPDAAVAAQVYEGLQLLAAAKKGAVGRVRARGLGSQGLSPKAMALVNELVAELEEKEADAGE